ttggcccaatttttaattcagtcaggtttagaaaatcgaaaatttcgtgtatatatagtgtcgcatgtaggggtgttgtgcgccactggtgagaactgccgttctctgtggatatcaTGAGATTTTGAGCTTTAACCATTCGTTGTTGGACTTCGTATAAAACAGAATTAGCTGTTGTCTGTGAATTGCTATTTTCCATGGATGTGATCTTTTCTTTAAGATTGGTGATTTCTTCCTCCAGCTTGGCAAATCTTCGCACAAACATAGGCACACTCTTAAATGCATCACGACATGTGGTGCAAAAGTACATGAGCAGACGCTGCTGCAAGATAATTGCCCTTATCTCAGATGTGGACAATCCAGAACAATCTTCTGCGAGGTGTACTTTTGAACGACAACTGTCGCAAGCTATTATTTTCTTTTCATCTGTACCAATGTCTTGGGAACAAGCACTACAATTATTAGCCATGATAATAGATAACCTCAAACttaaatcttcaaatattttagcAATCCTGGGATTTTTGCGGTGTAttatttatgtaatataaaaagcACCAACTGAATTAACTAGCACACACAAAATTATCTTTAATATGCTTtccaaacttaaaaaattataggAAAAATAAGGCAGcaaattttatttgttttgattAATCTAACCTCAATCTAAAATCTAATAtgtaaataattcaataattatacttagtcactattttccccctaactcggaaaatatcgaccgcacgaaaaaacttggaagaaattgtaggaaatggCGATTGCAACAATTTACGTCCTTACCATTTTTCTCtcgaagagtttaaagtggccgagcgggttactaagtcaatttcatttaagtaaattgtatttaccaattttgtacctactagatcttatttttctaatttgtgtgacattttaatttaattgtatcatgtactaatggacttcggtccgtaaataaataataaataaataagtaaataaataaatacggTTGCAATATCTCCAAATCAAATATACAATCATCAGAAGAGActgtaattaacgaaaataaCTACCTAATTTTTTATCGAGGTTATGAGCAAATAAGAAATGTACAATATCTAAAATCACCCAGTGAGTATTTTTctcgttaaataaattttttattaaataaattatattattatatatattatatacaattattaaattaactttagaatattcaatgatttgtttcaagaattcaaattacaagacaaattacaactacaattattcttgctaatttaaaaacgagtttagaaagtaatacataggtacactataataattattttaaagattgtTATTGTTACCGTTGAATGAGAACTCAAATTTAAATGCATCAAAAGAAAtacataatttttattataatctgATCGACCCGACCAACCCTAAATTCCGATAACCAAAGCTACCTGAATATGTCCCATCGTTGTCTCAGGTAAATTCAATCTCGTACTTAGAAAGCTGctaacgccatctatttctaaaaccactGGTGTCGTACATAAACGCTCATTTAGTTTCGTATCTTCCAGTAAATTTATCAGTCAACGGTTCCGTCTTATCCAGTAAGAAATTTGATTACATTCAGAAATACACAAGCTAGAACTAACCTTATGTTGAATTCTCCTCTATTCGTCATGTGCAGCTATTATAATGCCTTAAGTATTTACTGCGATATATTTAATTGCAGTTTAAAGCAACTTATTTCTATGGCCAAGATCACCTAGGACCTAggtgattaataatttatttctttacattcaaatttagttttgtaaaatttttgatGTGTTATTGGTACCTATGAATTACTaatatttcattaaattttttttgtgtaatattttgtcCTGTAAATGGATTCTGTTGGACAATAAACACCAAACACATAACgttggcttagtgtgaaaacctcgtatctcattttttttttcaaaaatggcattttggtggttttagtttgaaaaccttgtttctcacgatttacaactgttagaaaaaatccaaatacactagactattttctacagccgaaaaaagaaaccacatatcgatggcttagtgtgaaaacctcgtatctcattaaattacaattttacaggagatgcaaaaaactgattttttgcataatataacctaaaagCAAAAATTAccgttacatatttttaattcgagcacattgagacaaatatctgatattggcctaGAGCTAAAAGTGTTAAGAGGAtaggtacgtattttcggctgcaatgctattcaaatggggattcatttttttcaaatcctgagaaaactaataagtatttttaaaaaatttaaacgcagaatgaaagattacgttattagcgagggccgaaagtccctgagaacttctataatgtttattttaataagttacagaggtgaaaaactaagagaaaatttagtgtgatttttaatttcaaatatctcattcaaaataaactttttatttattctaagggactttcggccctcggtaataatttagtctttcattctgcgtttaaatttttcaaaaatatttattggttttttcaggatttgaaaaaaattaacacaatgctgtggtaatattttccaaatctgtctttgtcttacaacgcactcaaccgaatataatattgtcagcatatattgtcagtcagacactgacaatcagtgacaattttaaatatttgacattgcatcgggaatattttgagaaattgattaaatattattgatatatagtgtatttgataaataactgatttaagacgtgaacttaataaaaagttatttattgtgtattatttgtggaagatccaagcagagaatacatcagattgatatatcctgtgatccaagtattttgttgttagagatgttcaaaattgtaagcgttccaaaataacaacatattattaaaaaatcactttaacacttttcctctttctcgattgattattcgtttttgttgtacaaataaattattacgatcactgaaaacatagttagtgaaaaaattatcacatttattaactgaattaataatttgcaattataaaaataacagttatccaagaacattcaaaagccatctctttaaattaattatgacattttcaagtagaatgacattctagtaatgtttacatatccacaccagtgtgaattttactacacgtaatttgccgtgtaaagacagaaaaagtagggatacacgtaaaatatttgcgaattatgtacccatagccttaaatgctgctattaaattggaaatacaaatattaactatgaaaaatacgcaaaatatccttgcagtatatagaacctttgcccaagtaactatgataacctcgtatatcttgatatacgtgtttttcatcttaaatgaggttgtctttattattatttacaaggttttcatttttcatagcttattgcacacctccaaatactaggttgatacagtacaaatcttttgatttaaggttcataaaatgtttctgtatGCAGGACTACCTTTTActgttcacaaaaaacatttctccaaGCCGAATCTCCCAAACAAatactccaaattaagtaccaaagtcttggttataaatatatgtggtattcacactaaatcaagagagcaattgatatacgtggttttttttttcggctattgggaccgtgcaagttcagcaaagcgacccctatttctacgctctgtaactttattcgcacttttaattatattgtccaattatattagtcctggttactggataattgtcaaggccatagcccaaaaaaataagaagaaaaaataagattccggttatgttatcaaaacgtaaacaattgtatgtagtaaataaaattagttattaaaatgcagtactgcaagcaaaatacaattaattaaatttacctttatataataattgcatatcatatcaatattgtggagcaatatataatttttctgcttcaatgacagaaggtatgaaatatacgtcaatttgacaatttcaattgacaatatgaattatttaagatagttgcaatatttctccgtgactcgcgcacggtcgtttctcatTTCCCTTctaagtacttgcacaccgcgaatagaaaatagtctagtgtatttggattttttctaacagttgtaaatcgtgagatacaaggttttcaaactaaaaccaccaaaatgtcattttcgaaaaaaaaatgagatatgaggttttcacactaagccatcgatatatcaattgctctcttgatttagtgtgaataccacatatatttataaccaagaatttggtacttaatttggagtgtttgaGAGATTCGACTTGCAGAAATGTTTTTTGTAAACAACAAAGGGTAGTCCggcatatagaaacattttatgaaccttaaatcaaaagatttgtatcGACCTAGTATTTCGAGGTGGGTGTCaaacacaacctcatttgagatgaaaaacacgtatatcaagatatacgaggttatcatagtacCTTGGGCAAAGGCTcaatatactgcaaggatatttacatgtttttcatagttaatatttgtatttccaatttaatagcaagatttaacacttttagctctgtgccaatatcagatatttgtctcaatgtgctcgaattaaaaatacgtaaggtaatttttgtttttaggttatattatgcagaaaatcagttttttgtctcttctgtaaaattgtaatttaatgagatatgaggttttcacactaagccatcgataagTCAAAATCTACAACTTTTCAGGTAAATGAAAAAAACTTCGCTTATTTTTCATccttagtatttatttaattattactttGAAAAAACATGCCAAAACATACTTttcaagaaaaaagaaagaagagaaaCAAAAATCATATACATAGCAGCGAAGTTTTTTCGCTCTCCTGAAAAATTGTAGATTTTGACTTATTGAGATTTTGATATTTAACTGTTAATATAGGGACATGGCAACACTACCAAaaccaaatatttttattattgttctGTGGACATTTATTGTTGCTATCTTCACCAGAATGTACTTAATCTGTAGGATGTCgaaaataaaagtattttgaaattattaCTAACCTTTAGGCCCTTTGAGTACAAAATGTTCAGTAGTACTATTAAAGACAGCATTTAGATGAATGGCAAGATGATTACCATCCCTCACACATCCTTCTTTATATTGTTCAACTTTGGGTATATGTCTTAAAGTCAAAATGAATAGCTGAGAAGGGTTAAGTTCATCCCTCTTTGAAATTGAGTGTAAAGGCTCCTCACAAATCTGCCTACATACATCAACAATAATTACATCTCCTCCATCCAATCCTACAGCCAGTATGCCATCAAAATTTCTCAGTGGTCCTGATAAATTTAAGTCTTTGATACCAGGATCTATTACATGTAAATATGAAATCTAAAAATGATATAATTAGACAAGTCATTTCTAATTACAATACTTTCATAAATACCTTGTCTTTTACTTGTATTGCTCTTAAAACTTTTGAACTAAAAATATCAAAGATGCAAATAATTCCACCACTTATAGTACAATCAATCCCAACAGCTAAAAGTGAAATCCGGCCATTGGGTCTTGGTATTTCCTCAACACATGTAATTGTAGTGTTGGAATCTTTCAATATACCACCAAAAACCCAAGCGCCTACTTTTGAACCCGTTTTTGTATTTCTAACTTCCAATGTAGGACCCTTAGCATGCCATACATGTCGTGTATCATGTAGTATACCACCTAATATGtccaaatctgaaaaaaaaattgtgtttaaATCACCTGAATATTctcaacattttaaaaattatatacaatgGAAAATTGACTTACCATTGCTAGACATTGTTTCATTTTCAAattgaggaatgtattcaatacATCCCTgaggaaaatttaaaatttgcttTACATCTAAAGACATTTTGAGGTTATCTTAAAAAAACGTTTAATGCACAAAATCAGAATCAAATTATTACACACTATTAATAAACTGACGGTTATTtgcatagggcttttcatcgattgtcatttgtttcgagcttctgtcatgtgtcacataataggtctgttcctttgtttTAAGTGTAACACTAGTTCTTGAAAAGTGTAAGAAAAGTGTAAAAGtgttcgctgtgtctaggtacacgctaacgtgtacgcaaataaaaaagttaggtacacgcttaaacgtcatcaactcagtgacgtcattatttagcgtgtactatgactgggttttttggtacacgctaatttgagccgcgttattaagtatctgtaagtatcgcgagtgtcagagcgtggttagaatttgtctaatcgcgttatgtttaaactttaatattgatttgtaaagagctttcttattttttacttgtttagtgtttttttaaattaactatggagcgtggacaattatttagttcttttaatgagtttaacaacattctaaaacagtatgaaaaagataagagatcactggcttagtgttttttttttcaattaactatggagtgtggacaattatttagttcttttaatgagtttaacaacattctaaaacagtatgaaaaagataagaaacaaaaattcgtgattaagggtagcagaagtaataagataaaatatacggggcgattgattagtgtgataaagctcagtagatccgctatagtaatagatagcaataaaagttggtaacaaaaattttagcaaactttgagcttcatattacaaaattactaaaattagttagaatgttacagggcgttcgataatatggtggcagaccaaacttatgttttttaaatggaacaccctctatattttattttatattcgaaatcttcttaacttccatatcacaaaaatataaaggtttattatgttatacagggtatttacaaagttataaccaattttctatgaaaatcgtaacaagttcaactccctgtataaataaaaataaacaccacagcaaaaataaacaccaatataaactggtataattaacttacgtataaaaatgattttagcagtattttgtatatatcatgttaactaatatttattttgctaacctgaa
This genomic window from Diabrotica virgifera virgifera chromosome 1, PGI_DIABVI_V3a contains:
- the LOC126881629 gene encoding protein ELYS-like: MSLDVKQILNFPQGCIEYIPQFENETMSSNDLDILGGILHDTRHVWHAKGPTLEVRNTKTGSKVGAWVFGGILKDSNTTITCVEEIPRPNGRISLLAVGIDCTISGGIICIFDIFSSKVLRAIQVKDKISYLHVIDPGIKDLNLSGPLRNFDGILAVGLDGGDVIIVDVCRQICEEPLHSISKRDELNPSQLFILTLRHIPKVEQYKEGCVRDGNHLAIHLNAVFNSTTEHFVLKGPKGDDRIHVNRAEVVTSALHYCSQLTSLLVGYNFGAFQLWDLTTLKLVYTSPICEEHIPITRFALQEPTDDPRAFCYVWVAFGNSELYQTGLPYAVMYSLCYETKEYQEGYGYVYQDFHYCTIRFQIQLGQLEENRWGICKQTSEVNISNSADLLGPPITSNLSKQFRKLSN